From the Vibrio alginolyticus NBRC 15630 = ATCC 17749 genome, one window contains:
- a CDS encoding sigma-54-dependent transcriptional regulator: MCQVFFIDDEADLRLAIEQTFELADIDAKFFVDAESALIAMQQGEEAGVVVTDICLPGISGMDMLTTLTQRDANLPVIMITGHGDISMAVQALHQGAYDFIEKPFAPEHLVETVKRAIEKRKLTNENEKLRLSLKASKTLGPRVIGETSSIQILRETITQIADTDADILLFGETGTGKELIARSLHEQSSRRNQNFVAVNCGAVPENLIESELYGHEKGAFTGAESRRIGKFEFAQGGTLFLDEIESMPIQAQIRLLRVLQERVIERVGSNELLPLDIRVIAATKVDLKHAAEEGTFRQDLYYRLNVVTLDLPPLRERKEDIPALFHHFLLVAASRYGKSSPSLSPQDLAQLMSHDWPGNVRELRNAAERFVLLGKLIQLGESNPVAKSSSSLAEQVAEFERAAIEGALLENNGSIKQTMCQLNVPRKTLYDKMQRYQINKDLYK; this comes from the coding sequence ATGTGTCAGGTGTTTTTTATTGATGATGAGGCCGATCTCAGACTCGCTATAGAACAGACCTTTGAACTTGCGGATATCGACGCCAAGTTTTTTGTGGATGCAGAATCGGCTTTAATAGCGATGCAGCAAGGAGAAGAAGCTGGCGTCGTGGTCACTGATATCTGTTTACCGGGCATTTCTGGTATGGATATGCTAACAACTTTGACTCAACGCGATGCAAACTTACCCGTCATCATGATCACTGGACACGGTGATATTTCCATGGCAGTGCAAGCCCTTCATCAAGGCGCTTACGACTTTATTGAGAAACCTTTTGCGCCAGAGCATTTGGTTGAAACGGTTAAGCGGGCGATTGAGAAGCGCAAACTAACCAATGAAAATGAAAAACTGCGCCTGTCACTTAAAGCCAGTAAAACCCTTGGTCCACGAGTTATTGGTGAAACCTCTAGCATCCAAATATTACGAGAGACCATCACCCAAATCGCCGATACCGACGCCGATATTTTATTGTTTGGTGAAACCGGTACAGGGAAAGAGTTAATCGCTCGTTCTTTACATGAGCAAAGCTCTCGCCGGAACCAAAACTTTGTCGCCGTAAATTGTGGAGCGGTTCCAGAGAACTTAATTGAGAGTGAACTCTACGGCCATGAAAAAGGCGCATTCACTGGCGCCGAAAGCCGTCGTATCGGTAAATTTGAGTTTGCACAAGGCGGCACACTTTTCTTGGATGAGATCGAGTCGATGCCTATCCAAGCCCAAATTCGTTTATTGAGGGTATTACAAGAGCGCGTGATTGAGCGTGTCGGTTCAAATGAATTATTGCCTTTAGATATTCGAGTGATTGCCGCAACAAAGGTCGATTTAAAACACGCAGCTGAAGAAGGTACTTTCCGTCAGGATCTCTATTATCGGCTCAATGTCGTGACCTTGGATCTCCCGCCACTACGCGAACGAAAAGAAGACATTCCAGCCCTCTTTCACCACTTTCTGTTGGTAGCAGCTTCACGTTATGGCAAAAGCTCACCTAGCTTGTCACCCCAAGATCTAGCGCAACTGATGAGCCATGACTGGCCTGGCAATGTTCGAGAACTCAGAAATGCTGCAGAGCGTTTTGTGCTATTGGGTAAGTTAATTCAGTTGGGAGAATCAAACCCAGTCGCTAAGTCTTCCTCAAGCCTTGCAGAGCAAGTGGCGGAGTTTGAGAGAGCAGCCATTGAAGGCGCTTTATTAGAAAACAACGGTAGTATTAAACAGACAATGTGCCAATTGAATGTGCCAAGAAAAACCCTTTACGACAAGATGCAGCGCTACCAAATAAATAAAGACCTTTACAAATAA
- a CDS encoding sensor histidine kinase, giving the protein MSQKKRILLTFFAFYFLCAIIGGHWVWQTSYQSLLDKHQSQLEQFSGHIKNKLDKYAHIPNLLAKDDPLYQALLHPNNSAQLEITNRYLESVNGVIEAADTYLIDQWGTTIAASNWRKQRSFIGRNFAFRPYFKQAIVGKRSQYYALGSTSGKRGYYYSYPIIYAGGVLGVVVVKMDLSKIEDNWQQPNSVFVASDPYGIVFMSSRSEWLLKSLQPLTKKEKKQVWASQQYLDAPIETLGLVGSLDEVHSELKQGYPYNKGTLVVSSLPLPELKLTIRVLSPKQSIVWFTMGYIFVLTLAFMVLFLIGQLIYHRQQRHLQLERIQQEANQKLEYQVMARTAELQAEIAQRIDTEQTLRVTQDELVQAAKLAVLGQMSASISHELNNPLAAIRSFAENGKLFLKKEKYERVEDNLTRISALTDRMANISQQLRSFAKKTSGDELAQSRLFPVIASVKELMKPAFKSGRVTLETNLPEHDVEVQINIIQLEQVLVNLLTNAIEALKEQQDKQVELSVEHDEHTDLVWIHVDDNGPGLGSFSLSDLCEPFLTTKLNGLGLGLSISQQILASMNGKLCAHNREQGGARFSLCLPITSYNTEPSKG; this is encoded by the coding sequence ATGTCGCAAAAAAAACGGATTCTGCTGACATTTTTTGCTTTCTATTTCCTGTGCGCAATTATCGGTGGCCATTGGGTTTGGCAGACCAGTTATCAATCTCTACTTGATAAACACCAATCACAGCTTGAGCAATTTTCTGGCCATATAAAAAATAAACTCGATAAGTACGCCCATATCCCAAATCTTCTCGCTAAAGATGATCCACTTTATCAAGCGCTTCTGCACCCCAACAACAGTGCGCAACTGGAAATCACTAATCGGTATTTAGAATCCGTTAATGGCGTGATTGAAGCAGCGGATACGTACTTAATCGATCAATGGGGTACAACGATCGCGGCCAGCAACTGGCGTAAACAGCGCTCCTTTATCGGGCGAAATTTTGCATTTCGCCCTTATTTCAAACAAGCCATTGTAGGCAAAAGAAGCCAATACTACGCACTGGGCTCAACATCTGGTAAACGTGGCTACTACTATTCTTATCCCATCATATACGCTGGCGGTGTACTTGGTGTCGTCGTGGTGAAGATGGACCTAAGTAAGATAGAGGACAACTGGCAGCAACCAAACAGTGTTTTTGTCGCCAGCGACCCATACGGAATTGTTTTCATGAGTAGCCGAAGTGAATGGCTACTCAAAAGCTTACAACCACTGACAAAAAAAGAGAAAAAGCAAGTTTGGGCAAGCCAACAATATCTTGATGCGCCAATTGAAACGCTTGGATTAGTGGGTAGTTTGGACGAGGTGCATTCTGAGCTTAAACAGGGTTACCCATACAATAAAGGAACCTTGGTGGTCTCTTCGCTGCCCCTTCCCGAACTCAAACTGACAATTCGTGTGCTGTCTCCTAAACAGTCGATCGTTTGGTTCACCATGGGTTACATCTTTGTACTCACTCTAGCATTCATGGTTTTGTTTTTAATTGGTCAGCTTATCTATCACCGTCAACAGCGTCACTTGCAACTTGAACGAATTCAACAAGAAGCAAATCAAAAGTTGGAATATCAAGTCATGGCACGGACTGCCGAGTTGCAAGCGGAGATCGCACAGCGTATCGATACCGAGCAAACTTTACGCGTTACTCAAGATGAATTGGTGCAAGCAGCGAAACTCGCGGTGTTAGGACAAATGTCGGCCAGTATCAGCCATGAACTGAATAATCCACTTGCAGCAATTCGTAGCTTTGCGGAGAACGGCAAGCTGTTTCTAAAAAAAGAAAAATATGAGCGAGTGGAAGATAATCTCACTCGCATTTCTGCTCTCACTGACCGTATGGCAAATATCAGTCAGCAACTTCGCTCTTTCGCCAAAAAAACCAGTGGTGACGAGTTGGCTCAATCTCGATTGTTCCCTGTGATAGCCTCTGTAAAAGAACTGATGAAGCCCGCATTTAAATCAGGGCGCGTCACGTTAGAAACAAATTTGCCAGAGCATGATGTTGAAGTGCAGATCAATATTATTCAACTGGAGCAAGTGTTGGTCAATTTACTGACTAATGCGATAGAAGCACTCAAAGAACAACAAGACAAACAGGTAGAATTATCTGTAGAACACGATGAGCACACTGATTTAGTTTGGATTCATGTTGATGATAATGGCCCAGGACTTGGCTCTTTCTCACTTTCTGATTTATGTGAGCCGTTTCTAACCACTAAACTGAACGGTTTAGGTTTGGGTCTCTCTATCTCGCAACAAATCTTAGCCAGTATGAATGGAAAATTATGTGCCCATAATCGAGAACAAGGCGGCGCTCGATTCTCATTGTGTTTACCTATCACTTCTTACAACACTGAACCATCAAAAGGATAA